A region of Ictidomys tridecemlineatus isolate mIctTri1 chromosome 4, mIctTri1.hap1, whole genome shotgun sequence DNA encodes the following proteins:
- the LOC144377288 gene encoding uncharacterized protein LOC144377288: MRSPGLKSRVMSLGGRGRGVPKPRGDEAVRAAERCGSADEPRLPRRRAGEDASGCPDGPAGAVGAEAAVAGRPPPPASTQATCATSCRRGVSTAKNRNRRHHCRRRRCAAPARLPLGAR; the protein is encoded by the exons ATGAGGTCTCCAGGTTTGAAATCGCGAGTCATGTCTCTGGGGGGGCGAGGCCGGGGGGTCCCAAAACCAAGAGGAGATGAGGCGGTGCGCGCGGCAGAGAGATGCGGGAGCGCGGATGAGCCCAGGCTCCCTCGCCGGCGGGCGGGGGAGGATGCCTCGGGGTGTCCCGACGGGC CTGCCGGGGCCGTGGGCGCTGAGGCTGCGGTGGCGGGCCGGCCGCCTCCGCCCGCGTCCACGCAAGCCACCTGCGCCACCAGCTGCCGCAGAGGCGTCTCAACGGCTAAGAATCGCAACCGCCGCCACCACTGCCGCCGCCGTCGCTGCGCCGCTCCCGCGCGGCTCCCGCTCGGCGCCCGCTAG